The following coding sequences lie in one Microbacterium sp. XT11 genomic window:
- a CDS encoding response regulator transcription factor: MIRVALADDQLLVRAGFRALLDAEPDIEVVAEASTGQELLARIREAPVDVVLMDIRMPDGDGLWATEQIAADPSLSGVHVVIVTTFELDEYVVRAVRAGAAGFLVKDTEPADLVRAVRAVAAGEALLSPGVTKRLLERMAVGLREAPERDELAAITEREREVLTLVGLGLTNEEIAERLFLSPLTAKTHVSRIMTKLHARDRVHLVVLAYETGLVAPGWQ; the protein is encoded by the coding sequence ATGATCCGCGTGGCGCTGGCCGACGACCAGCTGCTGGTGAGGGCGGGGTTCCGTGCGCTGCTCGACGCGGAACCCGACATCGAGGTCGTCGCCGAGGCGTCGACGGGTCAGGAGCTGCTGGCGCGCATCCGCGAGGCGCCGGTCGATGTCGTGCTGATGGACATCCGGATGCCGGACGGCGACGGGCTCTGGGCGACCGAGCAGATCGCCGCTGATCCGTCGCTGTCGGGCGTGCATGTCGTGATCGTGACGACGTTCGAGCTCGACGAGTATGTGGTGCGGGCCGTGCGGGCGGGCGCGGCCGGGTTCCTCGTGAAGGACACGGAGCCGGCCGACCTCGTGCGGGCGGTGCGCGCGGTCGCCGCGGGGGAGGCGCTGCTGTCGCCGGGCGTGACGAAGCGGCTGCTCGAACGCATGGCGGTGGGGCTGAGGGAGGCGCCGGAGCGCGACGAGCTCGCGGCGATCACCGAGCGCGAGCGGGAGGTGCTGACCCTCGTCGGTCTCGGCCTCACGAACGAGGAGATCGCGGAACGGCTGTTCCTGAGTCCGCTCACGGCCAAGACGCACGTGTCGCGCATCATGACGAAGCTGCACGCTCGCGACCGCGTGCACCTCGTAGTGCTCGCCTACGAGACCGGGCTCGTGGCGCCGGGCTGGCAGTAG
- a CDS encoding SHOCT domain-containing protein produces MLTTVAATAAEHLGHWGGAPFWPFFVFFPLTLLLIAGLIFALATRRRRAYGPPWSQGGWGGSSTPGRSAEQVLAERFAKGDIDETEYRARLEVLRANRPES; encoded by the coding sequence ATGCTCACCACTGTCGCGGCTACGGCCGCAGAGCACCTCGGCCACTGGGGCGGCGCGCCGTTCTGGCCGTTCTTCGTCTTCTTCCCGCTGACTCTCCTGCTCATCGCGGGGTTGATCTTCGCGCTCGCGACCCGGCGCCGTCGTGCGTACGGACCGCCGTGGTCGCAGGGCGGCTGGGGAGGTTCGTCGACTCCGGGACGCAGCGCCGAGCAGGTGCTGGCCGAGCGGTTCGCCAAGGGCGACATCGACGAGACGGAGTACCGCGCCCGCCTCGAGGTCCTCCGCGCCAACCGCCCCGAGTCCTGA